A section of the Neisseria dumasiana genome encodes:
- a CDS encoding LysR family transcriptional regulator, which yields MENIRRLPLNALKFFYFVGKYGSLVAASQQLHVTHGAVSKQLKLLEEHLNETLFIKQGRNLRLSSAGLILYESCQYIFSELQSTLTKLDHGKDKDLVVSCEPTLAMRWLIPRITRFPKDFGFNVVILAAGGNVDFHHQKIDVAIRRNDFSWPKTIYSELLCNERMGPVHIPSLSTDAKKLHTYTRPHAWKDWEKCHRNKFSCKENMFFEHFYLSIQAAIAGLGIAMASELMVEDEIKQGILIAPYDFREDGSRYYLLSEIAFETDYRRIKFLSWLREQMNDFIGE from the coding sequence ATGGAAAATATTAGACGATTACCACTTAATGCACTTAAGTTTTTTTATTTCGTTGGAAAATATGGAAGTCTAGTTGCCGCTTCGCAGCAACTTCATGTAACACATGGTGCAGTAAGCAAGCAATTGAAGCTTCTAGAAGAGCACCTGAATGAAACATTATTTATTAAGCAAGGCCGCAATCTCCGACTTTCTTCTGCAGGATTAATATTGTATGAATCCTGCCAGTACATTTTTTCAGAACTCCAAAGCACATTAACTAAATTAGATCATGGTAAAGATAAAGATTTGGTGGTTTCGTGCGAACCTACTTTGGCGATGAGATGGTTAATTCCTAGAATTACTCGCTTCCCAAAGGATTTCGGCTTTAATGTGGTAATTTTAGCTGCTGGAGGGAACGTAGATTTTCATCATCAAAAGATTGATGTAGCTATACGGCGAAATGACTTTTCATGGCCCAAAACAATTTATTCTGAATTGTTGTGTAATGAAAGAATGGGGCCGGTACATATCCCTTCACTTTCTACGGATGCAAAAAAGTTGCATACATACACACGCCCTCATGCATGGAAAGATTGGGAGAAATGTCATAGAAATAAATTTTCATGTAAAGAAAATATGTTTTTTGAACACTTTTATCTATCCATTCAAGCTGCAATCGCAGGACTGGGGATCGCTATGGCTTCTGAGCTGATGGTTGAAGACGAAATAAAGCAAGGGATATTAATCGCACCTTATGATTTCAGGGAGGATGGATCTAGATATTATTTGCTATCAGAGATAGCTTTTGAAACTGATTATCGCAGAATTAAATTTTTATCTTGGTTGCGAGAACAAATGAATGATTTTATTGGGGAGTAG